A single genomic interval of Takifugu flavidus isolate HTHZ2018 chromosome 19, ASM371156v2, whole genome shotgun sequence harbors:
- the fndc4a gene encoding fibronectin type III domain-containing protein 4 isoform X1 has translation MAENVTQRKEDRKRAEIHKLCSRICGGRDKSKLLPQQSRILHERILGHANAAVTGRCQTENSKRNAIAVHLCGDQARSNSHKDRPPAPVNVSVTHLRSDSATVSWEVPEGDIIIGFSILQQRQEGHTQRFIREVNTTSRSCVLWELEEETDYIIQVQSIGLYGESQASKKVHFRTLKKSDRFPSNSSNQDDPAVQGLDKSRHLQTGEMIIIVVVLVMWAAVIALFCRQYDIIKDNDSSNNKEKAKPMSERSTPEHHSGGGLLRSKYHPSVPSINIIEV, from the exons ATGGCAGAAAATGTCACCCAGAGAAAGGAGGacagaaaaagagcagaaatccaCAAATTATGTAGCAGAATTTGTGGTGGCCGAGATAAAAGCAAACTGTTGCCACAACAAAGCAGGATTCTGCACGAACGCATTCTAGGTCACGCCAATGCAGCTGTGACAGGAAGGTGTCAGACGGAGAATAGCAAAAGGAACGCCATCGCTGTGCACCTGTGTGGAGACCAGGCTCGCAGCAACAGCCACAAAG ACCGACCACCGGCTCCAGTCAACGTGTCCGTCACGCACCTGAGGTCCGACTCTGCTACAGTGTCCTGGGAGGTTCCAGAAGGAGACATTATAATTGGCTTCTCCATCTTACAACAG AGACAAGAGGGACACACGCAACGGTTTATCCGGGAAGTCAACACCACCAGCCGCTCCTGCGTTCTCtgggaactggaggaggagacggactACATCATCCAGGTTCAGTCCATCGGCCTCTACGGGGAAAGCCAAGCCAGCAAGAAGGTCCATTTCCGAACCCTCAAGAAGTCTGATCGCTTCCCCTCCAACAGCTCCAACCAAG ATGACCCCGCGGTGCAGGGCCTGGACAAGTCCCGACATCTACAGACAGGAGAGATGATCATAATCGTGGTGGTCTTGGTCATGTGGGCAG CTGTTATCGCCCTCTTCTGCCGCCAGTATGACATCATCAAGGACAACGACTCCAGCAACAATAAGGAGAAGGCCAAGCCGATGTCTGAGCGGAGCACGCCGGAGCACCACAGCGGAGGCGGCCTCCTGAGGAGCAAG TATCATCCCTCAGTTCCGTCCATCAACATCATCGAGGTCTGA
- the si:dkey-71h2.2 gene encoding low density lipoprotein receptor adapter protein 1 isoform X2 gives MVFNVKYLGMTLVGQPKGEDMASAAIRRIVAMARAGAKKFRKVTLTVSPKGIIITDTETADLIEDVSVYRISYCTADKTQDKVFAYVSQSQFNETLECHAFLCQKKKIAQAVTLTVAQAFKVALDLWEIAQEDKSKKARSCCSCAARDRQTEATERQCIPAEPEPLKPAGVEEKLRRPFFSASLGLPSPRSNPTRRRPIKHDSWDVDDGLDEAFSSNMEAEEMDTDWPSPAPKPSLAMQL, from the exons ATGGTCTTCAATGTCAAATACCTCGGTATGACCCTAGTGGGACAGCCCAAAGGAGAGGACATGGCGTCGGCGGCCATTCGCAGAATCGTTGCCATG GCCAGAGCCGGCGCCAAGAAGTTCCGCAAAGTGACGCTGACCGTGTCGCCGAAAGGCATCATCATCACAGACACGGAGACCGCCGACCTCATAGAAGACGTCTCCGTATACAG AATTTCATACTGCACCGCTGATAAAACTCAGGATAAGGTCTTCGCATACGTCTCTCAGAGCCAGTTCAACGAGACCCTGGAGTGTCACGCTTTCCTCTGCCAAAAGAAGAAGATT GCTCAGGCTGTGACACTAACCGTTGCACAGGCATTTAAAGTGGCACTCGATCTTTGGGAGATTGCTCAGGAAG ACAAGAGCAAGAAGGCCAGGTCATGTTGCTCTTGTGCTGCGAGGGACAGGCAGACGGAAGCAACAGAAAGGCAGTGCATCCCAGCAG AACCAGAGCCACTCAAGCCTGCTGGGGTGGAGGAAAAGCTCCGGAGGCCCTTCTTCTCTGCTTCGCTGGGCTTGCCCTCCCCTCGCAGTAATCCTACTCGAAGGCGTCCAATTAAACACGACTCATGG GATGTGGACGATGGACTGGATGAAGCATTCTCAAG CAACATGGAAGCGGAAGAGATGGACACGG aCTGGCCGAGTCCCGCTCCCAAACCGTCTCTGGCCATGCAGCTGTGA
- the si:dkey-71h2.2 gene encoding low density lipoprotein receptor adapter protein 1 isoform X1 yields MDALKSAGRAIIKSPGVPRHTWGTSKHEKLPENWTDTKETLLEGMVFNVKYLGMTLVGQPKGEDMASAAIRRIVAMARAGAKKFRKVTLTVSPKGIIITDTETADLIEDVSVYRISYCTADKTQDKVFAYVSQSQFNETLECHAFLCQKKKIAQAVTLTVAQAFKVALDLWEIAQEDKSKKARSCCSCAARDRQTEATERQCIPAEPEPLKPAGVEEKLRRPFFSASLGLPSPRSNPTRRRPIKHDSWDVDDGLDEAFSSNMEAEEMDTDWPSPAPKPSLAMQL; encoded by the exons ATGGATGCCCTCAAATCCGCCGGCAGAGCGATCATCAAGAGCCCCGGAGTTCCGCGGCACACATGGGGGACTTCCAAACACGAAA AGCTTCCAGAGAACTGGACGGACACCAAGGAGACCCTGCTGGAGGGGATGGTCTTCAATGTCAAATACCTCGGTATGACCCTAGTGGGACAGCCCAAAGGAGAGGACATGGCGTCGGCGGCCATTCGCAGAATCGTTGCCATG GCCAGAGCCGGCGCCAAGAAGTTCCGCAAAGTGACGCTGACCGTGTCGCCGAAAGGCATCATCATCACAGACACGGAGACCGCCGACCTCATAGAAGACGTCTCCGTATACAG AATTTCATACTGCACCGCTGATAAAACTCAGGATAAGGTCTTCGCATACGTCTCTCAGAGCCAGTTCAACGAGACCCTGGAGTGTCACGCTTTCCTCTGCCAAAAGAAGAAGATT GCTCAGGCTGTGACACTAACCGTTGCACAGGCATTTAAAGTGGCACTCGATCTTTGGGAGATTGCTCAGGAAG ACAAGAGCAAGAAGGCCAGGTCATGTTGCTCTTGTGCTGCGAGGGACAGGCAGACGGAAGCAACAGAAAGGCAGTGCATCCCAGCAG AACCAGAGCCACTCAAGCCTGCTGGGGTGGAGGAAAAGCTCCGGAGGCCCTTCTTCTCTGCTTCGCTGGGCTTGCCCTCCCCTCGCAGTAATCCTACTCGAAGGCGTCCAATTAAACACGACTCATGG GATGTGGACGATGGACTGGATGAAGCATTCTCAAG CAACATGGAAGCGGAAGAGATGGACACGG aCTGGCCGAGTCCCGCTCCCAAACCGTCTCTGGCCATGCAGCTGTGA
- the fndc4a gene encoding fibronectin type III domain-containing protein 4 isoform X2, with translation MARLLVVVNSVILLLFGSDMFLVGANRPPAPVNVSVTHLRSDSATVSWEVPEGDIIIGFSILQQRQEGHTQRFIREVNTTSRSCVLWELEEETDYIIQVQSIGLYGESQASKKVHFRTLKKSDRFPSNSSNQDDPAVQGLDKSRHLQTGEMIIIVVVLVMWAAVIALFCRQYDIIKDNDSSNNKEKAKPMSERSTPEHHSGGGLLRSKYHPSVPSINIIEV, from the exons ATGGCTCGGCTGCTCGTTGTGGTCAACTCCGTGATCCTGTTGCTTTTTGGCAGCGACATGTTCCTAGTGGGAGCGA ACCGACCACCGGCTCCAGTCAACGTGTCCGTCACGCACCTGAGGTCCGACTCTGCTACAGTGTCCTGGGAGGTTCCAGAAGGAGACATTATAATTGGCTTCTCCATCTTACAACAG AGACAAGAGGGACACACGCAACGGTTTATCCGGGAAGTCAACACCACCAGCCGCTCCTGCGTTCTCtgggaactggaggaggagacggactACATCATCCAGGTTCAGTCCATCGGCCTCTACGGGGAAAGCCAAGCCAGCAAGAAGGTCCATTTCCGAACCCTCAAGAAGTCTGATCGCTTCCCCTCCAACAGCTCCAACCAAG ATGACCCCGCGGTGCAGGGCCTGGACAAGTCCCGACATCTACAGACAGGAGAGATGATCATAATCGTGGTGGTCTTGGTCATGTGGGCAG CTGTTATCGCCCTCTTCTGCCGCCAGTATGACATCATCAAGGACAACGACTCCAGCAACAATAAGGAGAAGGCCAAGCCGATGTCTGAGCGGAGCACGCCGGAGCACCACAGCGGAGGCGGCCTCCTGAGGAGCAAG TATCATCCCTCAGTTCCGTCCATCAACATCATCGAGGTCTGA